Proteins encoded in a region of the Paramagnetospirillum magneticum AMB-1 genome:
- a CDS encoding PaaI family thioesterase produces the protein MTALTPKDPDYRAKVEASFARQAFLATIGAHMTALEPGRCTLELPTRADLCQQHGFVHAGATTTLADTAAGYAAFSLMPAGSAVLTTEFKVNLLSPAKGDKLVARAEVLKPGRTLIVVRSDVYGVEGGKETLVATMLATMICLAGASDPA, from the coding sequence GTGACGGCGCTGACGCCCAAGGACCCCGATTACCGCGCCAAGGTGGAGGCCAGTTTCGCCCGGCAGGCGTTCCTGGCCACCATCGGCGCGCACATGACGGCGCTGGAGCCGGGGCGCTGTACCCTGGAACTGCCCACCCGGGCCGATCTGTGCCAGCAGCACGGCTTCGTCCATGCCGGGGCCACCACCACCCTGGCCGACACCGCCGCCGGCTATGCCGCCTTTTCCCTGATGCCCGCCGGGTCGGCGGTGCTGACCACCGAGTTCAAGGTCAACCTGCTGAGCCCCGCCAAGGGCGACAAGCTGGTGGCCCGCGCCGAGGTCTTAAAGCCCGGCCGCACCCTGATCGTGGTGCGCTCGGACGTCTATGGCGTCGAAGGCGGCAAGGAGACCCTGGTGGCGACCATGCTGGCCACCATGATCTGTCTGGCGGGCGCCTCGGATCCGGCCTGA
- a CDS encoding GGDEF domain-containing protein — translation MVLERIARLFQAAQLLAISLAPSFAIWYLTTFSSSPLPRFESHLFHEFAITIATLIGGFVSYVSWRSYRESGEVFLRWLTVGFLAFTLIYAPHGLLTRTAHHNIWLFLLFGPVSRLVMLSCMAYGLAQYGKAAEDVKAVSASGFWRKVLIVCGVAVAAVAILANSPLAPSPWVRMPMETAAALLCLGGLAVMVRRRITSPLMKYYGVALLLFAQAALGFMLAKPWDHLWWLAHAIFAVGFSVVGWGVISALLTTKSFASAFSQEQLMRALEQEKELLDSLNRELWAERQLARTTLDALPDHVCVIDESGTILAVNGSWREFHEANNGDLAFCGVGANYLEVCEQAEGAQSEGARAVAAGIRAVLDGSQDGFSMEYTCDAPGEARWFLMNVRRAESAGGVRVVIAHQNISQRKEAELRLRHLAMNDGLTGIANRRAFDETLGQEWRRASRAGTPLSLLMIDVDHFKAYNDHYGHQAGDECLKAVAATLAATAKRPADLVARYGGEEFGVILPSSTLADAQALAEKMRLAIARLELPHEASQTEKTVTISIGVSCLNLAESPGALPRNGLDTQILIAHADNALYRAKTTGRNRVTAQAAA, via the coding sequence ATGGTGCTTGAGCGAATTGCGAGACTTTTCCAGGCGGCCCAACTCCTGGCCATATCCCTGGCTCCAAGTTTCGCCATCTGGTACCTGACGACGTTTTCGTCGTCTCCGCTGCCGCGGTTCGAAAGCCACCTGTTCCACGAATTCGCCATCACCATCGCCACGCTGATCGGTGGGTTCGTGTCCTATGTCTCGTGGCGCAGCTACCGGGAATCCGGCGAAGTCTTCCTGCGCTGGCTGACCGTCGGCTTCCTGGCCTTCACCTTGATCTACGCCCCCCATGGCCTCCTGACCCGCACCGCCCATCACAATATCTGGCTGTTCCTGCTGTTCGGCCCGGTGTCGCGCCTGGTGATGCTGAGCTGTATGGCCTATGGCCTGGCCCAGTACGGCAAGGCGGCGGAAGACGTCAAGGCGGTCTCGGCCAGCGGCTTCTGGCGCAAGGTGCTGATCGTGTGCGGCGTGGCCGTGGCGGCGGTGGCGATCCTGGCCAATTCCCCCCTGGCGCCCAGCCCCTGGGTGCGCATGCCCATGGAGACGGCGGCGGCCCTGCTCTGCCTCGGCGGACTGGCGGTCATGGTCCGCCGGCGGATCACCTCGCCCCTGATGAAGTATTACGGCGTGGCCCTGCTGCTGTTCGCCCAGGCGGCCCTGGGCTTCATGCTGGCCAAGCCCTGGGACCACCTGTGGTGGCTGGCCCACGCCATCTTCGCCGTCGGCTTTTCGGTGGTCGGATGGGGCGTGATCAGCGCCCTGCTCACCACCAAATCCTTCGCCTCGGCCTTCAGCCAGGAACAGCTCATGCGAGCCCTGGAGCAGGAAAAGGAACTGCTCGACTCCCTCAATCGGGAGTTATGGGCGGAGCGGCAATTGGCCCGCACCACCTTGGACGCGCTGCCCGACCATGTCTGCGTCATCGACGAGAGCGGCACCATTCTGGCCGTCAACGGAAGCTGGCGGGAATTCCATGAGGCCAATAACGGCGATCTGGCCTTTTGCGGCGTCGGAGCCAATTACCTGGAGGTCTGCGAACAGGCCGAAGGAGCCCAAAGCGAGGGAGCCCGGGCCGTCGCCGCGGGCATCCGCGCCGTGCTGGACGGAAGCCAGGACGGCTTCTCCATGGAATATACCTGCGACGCCCCGGGCGAGGCCCGGTGGTTCCTGATGAATGTGCGGCGCGCTGAATCGGCGGGCGGAGTCAGGGTGGTGATCGCCCACCAGAACATTTCCCAGCGCAAGGAGGCGGAACTCCGCCTGCGCCATCTGGCCATGAACGATGGCCTGACCGGGATCGCCAACCGCCGGGCCTTCGACGAAACCCTGGGCCAGGAATGGCGGCGCGCCAGCCGGGCGGGAACGCCGCTGTCGCTGCTGATGATCGATGTGGACCACTTCAAGGCCTATAACGACCATTATGGCCATCAGGCCGGAGACGAATGCCTGAAGGCGGTGGCGGCGACACTGGCGGCGACCGCCAAGCGCCCGGCCGATCTGGTGGCCCGCTATGGCGGCGAGGAATTCGGGGTCATCCTGCCCAGCAGCACCCTGGCCGACGCCCAGGCCCTGGCCGAGAAGATGCGTCTGGCTATCGCCCGGCTCGAGCTTCCGCACGAGGCCTCGCAGACCGAGAAGACCGTGACCATCTCCATCGGCGTTTCCTGTCTGAATCTGGCTGAAAGCCCCGGCGCGCTGCCACGCAACGGCCTCGACACCCAAATCCTGATCGCCCATGCCGACAACGCCCTGTACCGGGCCAAGACCACCGGGCGCAACCGCGTCACGGCCCAGGCCGCCGCCTGA
- a CDS encoding peroxidase-related enzyme (This protein belongs to a clade of uncharacterized proteins related to peroxidases such as the alkylhydroperoxidase AhpD.): MPQPDHVVRIDLPEAKDYPEDIAAYFAKCDEKLGMRPNVLLAYTARPEKFRTFSRFYNQLMLAEDSGLSKLEREMIAVVVSSANRCYYCLVAHGQALRQLSGDPQLGEMLVMNYRVAELPPRQRAMLDYAWKLTKTPHDIAETDRAALRAAGFSDADIFDITDTTGFFNYTNRMAHGLDMMPNPEYHAMDRHDLNQK; this comes from the coding sequence ATGCCCCAGCCCGATCACGTGGTCCGCATCGACCTGCCCGAGGCGAAAGACTATCCCGAGGACATCGCCGCCTATTTCGCCAAATGCGACGAAAAGCTGGGCATGCGGCCCAACGTGCTGCTGGCCTACACGGCGCGGCCCGAGAAGTTCCGCACCTTCTCGCGCTTCTACAACCAGCTGATGCTGGCCGAGGATTCCGGCCTGTCCAAGCTGGAGCGCGAGATGATCGCCGTGGTCGTGTCCTCGGCCAACCGCTGCTACTACTGCCTGGTGGCCCATGGCCAGGCGCTGCGCCAGTTGTCGGGCGATCCGCAGCTGGGCGAGATGCTGGTGATGAATTACCGGGTGGCCGAATTGCCGCCGCGCCAGCGGGCCATGCTGGATTACGCCTGGAAACTGACCAAGACCCCCCACGACATCGCCGAGACCGATCGCGCCGCCCTGCGCGCGGCGGGGTTCAGCGATGCCGACATCTTCGACATCACCGACACGACGGGCTTCTTCAACTACACCAACCGCATGGCCCACGGACTGGACATGATGCCCAATCCTGAATACCACGCCATGGATCGTCACGATTTAAACCAAAAATAG
- a CDS encoding bifunctional metallophosphatase/5'-nucleotidase gives MMLRMIVVTLSLLILAPQVMAEQVRLTFLHVNDIYEYRPVEGKGGLAELLTVLERERGRNPNAVFTFGGDLLSPSLASNATKGAHMVEFFNALAPTAAVPGNHEFDFGTANFVTQIKASTFPWVGSNISGVEGVKPSLLTEIGGVKVGFAGVLTRQTTRSSHADGATFADEAATLDATARQLRAAGAELVVALTHQDLDDDRKQANGVKGIDLMLGGHDHDPISFLENGPLVLKAGHDAHWVGVVDLVVDRPDPGNSGPTTVRTAGWRFLPVADVAPAAALASLVSRTDSLMGEALDQKLASLATPMDSRTTTVRGEEAAIGNLVADGLRAHFGADLALINGGGLRGNRQYQPGTSLTRRDLLSEMPFGNTVMLLEVTGAQLLAALEFSLSAVESKAGRFPQVSGLTVAYDSTKPAGKRVVTAQAGGKAVDPKRTYRLATIDYLAGGGDGFVALKDAKVLVNAEAAPLLVNAVSDYIAAKGTVSPKVEGRVTAVR, from the coding sequence ATGATGTTGCGGATGATCGTCGTCACCTTGTCGCTGCTGATCCTGGCCCCCCAGGTCATGGCCGAGCAGGTTCGCCTGACCTTCCTGCACGTCAACGACATCTACGAATACCGGCCGGTGGAGGGCAAGGGCGGCCTGGCCGAGCTGCTGACCGTGCTGGAGCGCGAGCGCGGCCGCAATCCCAATGCGGTCTTCACCTTCGGCGGCGACCTGCTCAGCCCCTCGCTGGCCTCCAACGCCACCAAGGGCGCCCATATGGTGGAGTTCTTCAACGCCCTGGCGCCCACTGCCGCCGTGCCCGGCAACCATGAGTTCGACTTCGGCACCGCCAATTTCGTCACGCAGATCAAGGCCTCGACCTTTCCCTGGGTGGGCTCCAACATCTCCGGCGTCGAAGGGGTCAAGCCCTCGCTGCTGACCGAGATCGGCGGCGTCAAGGTGGGCTTTGCCGGCGTGCTGACCCGCCAGACCACCCGCTCGTCCCATGCCGACGGCGCCACCTTCGCCGACGAGGCCGCCACCCTGGACGCCACCGCCCGCCAGTTGCGCGCCGCTGGGGCGGAACTGGTGGTGGCCCTGACCCATCAGGATCTGGACGACGACCGCAAGCAGGCCAATGGGGTCAAGGGCATCGACCTGATGCTGGGCGGCCATGATCACGATCCCATCAGTTTCCTGGAGAACGGCCCGCTGGTGCTGAAGGCCGGTCACGACGCCCATTGGGTCGGCGTGGTCGATCTGGTGGTCGACCGCCCCGATCCCGGCAACAGCGGCCCGACCACGGTGCGCACCGCCGGCTGGCGCTTCCTGCCGGTGGCCGATGTCGCCCCCGCTGCCGCCCTGGCGTCGCTGGTGTCCCGGACGGATTCCCTGATGGGCGAAGCCCTGGACCAGAAGCTGGCCAGCCTCGCCACCCCCATGGACAGCCGCACCACCACGGTGCGTGGTGAAGAGGCGGCCATCGGCAATCTGGTGGCCGACGGCCTGCGCGCCCATTTCGGCGCCGACCTGGCCCTGATCAACGGCGGCGGCCTGCGCGGCAACCGCCAGTACCAGCCCGGCACCAGCCTGACCCGCCGCGACCTGCTGTCCGAGATGCCGTTCGGCAACACGGTGATGCTGCTGGAGGTCACCGGCGCCCAACTGCTGGCCGCGCTGGAATTCAGCCTGTCGGCGGTGGAATCCAAGGCCGGTCGCTTCCCCCAGGTCTCGGGCCTGACCGTCGCCTATGATTCCACCAAGCCGGCCGGCAAGCGCGTCGTCACGGCCCAGGCCGGCGGCAAGGCGGTCGACCCCAAGCGTACCTACCGGCTGGCCACCATCGACTATCTGGCGGGGGGCGGTGACGGCTTCGTCGCCCTGAAGGACGCCAAGGTGCTGGTCAACGCCGAGGCCGCCCCGCTGCTGGTCAACGCGGTCAGCGACTACATCGCCGCCAAGGGCACCGTTTCCCCCAAGGTCGAGGGCCGGGTGACGGCGGTGCGGTAG
- a CDS encoding ATP-dependent DNA helicase, with product MSAPSRILLPHVPVLVAGIRGAVALEPDGEFRRLSRSEAARYARNESPLVCHGPAVAARLGLDDFLRLDILELFAFVRPARFCLPTPRGLADAMGLPHPADLEDEAEALMNAVRRLLEELSSRTNADTAAKAVDTRGLAWMMARGGWGWGNAVLAALGVQGDSGRGGGALRVWDRLPEWSEYAPEPPPGNIPVDPTETRQRLAQMLGEGAEQRPTQADYASAVSRAFLPREAEGQPHLVLAEAGTGTGKTLGYIAPAGLWAEKNGAPVWISTHTRNLQRQLDGELDRLFPNAGDKARKVVIRKGRENYACLLNYEEMVSRNRNQDAPAVGLMARWLLATRDGDMVGGDFPGWLTEVLGRARTLGIADRRGECIFSACPHYRKCFIERAVRRARRADIVVANHALVMIQAALGGLDDGAQPTRLVFDEGHHVFDAADAAFSAHLTGLEAAEVRRWILGPEGEAVSRSRARGLHRRAEDLVGGSEEAIAALDGALAAARALPGPGWMVRISEGEPQGPAEAFLGLLRRQVYARAAHPDSPYSLETETTAPLEGLPEAAGALAAALGRIALPLQVLSKSLSALLDDEAAELESATRSRIEGICRSIERRVLMPLAGWKGMLDGVVQGGGVVERQYIDWFSVDRIDGRDYDAGMHRHWIDPTRPFAKAVVEPAHGVVITSATLKDGSGDVETDWRAAERRTGALHLDSDPLRAEVASPFDYPTRTKVLIVTDVRKDDMDQVGAAYRELFLAANGGALGLFTAISRLKAVHKRISAPLEDAGLPLLAQHLDNMDTSTLVDIFRAEEHSCLLGTDAVRDGVDVPGRSLHLIVFDRVPWPRPDILHKARRAEFGGRAYDDMITRLRLKQAFGRLVRRADDRGVFVLLDPMMPSRLFGAFPPGVEPVKVGLAEAVRQCRQLLAATADA from the coding sequence ATGTCCGCGCCGTCCCGCATCCTGTTGCCCCATGTTCCGGTGCTGGTCGCCGGGATTCGGGGCGCGGTGGCGCTGGAGCCCGACGGCGAGTTCCGCCGCCTGAGCCGATCCGAGGCGGCGCGCTATGCCCGCAATGAAAGCCCGCTGGTCTGTCACGGCCCGGCTGTGGCGGCGCGGCTGGGGCTGGACGATTTCCTGCGCCTCGACATTCTCGAACTCTTCGCCTTCGTGCGCCCGGCCCGCTTTTGCCTGCCGACGCCGCGCGGGCTGGCCGATGCCATGGGCCTGCCCCACCCCGCCGATCTGGAGGACGAGGCCGAGGCGCTGATGAACGCCGTGCGCCGCCTGCTGGAGGAACTGAGCAGCCGCACCAATGCCGACACCGCCGCCAAGGCCGTGGACACCCGCGGTCTCGCCTGGATGATGGCCCGGGGTGGCTGGGGCTGGGGCAACGCGGTGCTGGCGGCGCTGGGCGTGCAGGGGGATTCAGGACGGGGCGGCGGCGCGCTTCGCGTCTGGGACCGCCTGCCCGAATGGAGCGAATACGCCCCCGAGCCGCCCCCCGGCAACATTCCCGTCGACCCGACCGAGACCCGTCAGCGCCTAGCCCAGATGCTGGGCGAAGGGGCCGAGCAACGCCCCACCCAGGCCGATTACGCCTCGGCCGTCAGCCGCGCCTTTCTGCCGCGCGAAGCCGAGGGCCAACCGCATCTCGTCCTGGCCGAGGCGGGCACCGGCACCGGCAAGACCCTGGGCTACATCGCCCCCGCCGGGCTGTGGGCCGAGAAGAACGGGGCGCCGGTGTGGATCTCCACCCACACCCGCAACCTGCAGCGCCAGCTGGACGGGGAACTGGACCGGCTGTTCCCCAACGCCGGCGACAAGGCGCGCAAGGTGGTGATCCGCAAGGGGCGCGAGAACTACGCCTGCCTGCTGAACTACGAGGAGATGGTCAGCCGCAATCGCAACCAGGACGCCCCCGCCGTGGGCCTGATGGCCCGCTGGCTGCTGGCCACCCGCGATGGCGACATGGTGGGGGGCGACTTTCCCGGCTGGCTGACCGAAGTGCTGGGCCGCGCCCGCACCTTAGGGATCGCCGACCGGCGGGGCGAGTGCATCTTCTCGGCCTGCCCCCATTACCGCAAATGCTTCATCGAACGCGCCGTACGCCGGGCGCGCCGTGCCGACATCGTGGTGGCCAACCACGCTTTGGTGATGATCCAGGCGGCGCTGGGCGGCCTCGACGACGGCGCCCAGCCCACCCGGCTGGTGTTCGACGAGGGTCATCACGTCTTCGACGCCGCCGACGCGGCCTTTTCCGCCCATCTCACCGGCCTGGAAGCCGCCGAGGTGCGGCGCTGGATTCTGGGGCCGGAGGGCGAGGCGGTCAGCCGCTCGCGCGCCCGGGGGCTGCACCGCCGCGCCGAGGATCTGGTGGGCGGCTCGGAAGAGGCCATCGCCGCCCTGGATGGCGCCCTGGCCGCCGCCCGCGCCCTGCCCGGCCCCGGTTGGATGGTGCGCATCAGCGAGGGCGAGCCCCAGGGACCGGCCGAAGCCTTTCTGGGCCTGTTGCGCCGGCAGGTCTATGCCCGCGCCGCCCATCCCGATTCCCCCTACAGCCTGGAGACCGAGACCACGGCGCCGCTGGAGGGACTGCCGGAGGCGGCGGGCGCCCTGGCCGCCGCCCTGGGGCGCATCGCCCTGCCGCTGCAGGTGCTGAGCAAGTCGCTCTCCGCCCTACTGGACGACGAGGCCGCCGAGTTGGAAAGCGCCACCCGTTCCCGCATCGAAGGCATCTGCCGCTCCATCGAGCGCCGGGTGCTGATGCCTTTGGCGGGGTGGAAGGGGATGCTGGACGGAGTCGTCCAGGGGGGTGGCGTGGTCGAGCGCCAATATATCGACTGGTTCTCGGTGGACCGGATCGACGGCCGCGACTACGACGCCGGCATGCACCGCCACTGGATCGACCCGACGCGCCCCTTCGCCAAGGCGGTGGTCGAGCCCGCCCACGGCGTGGTCATCACCTCGGCGACCCTTAAGGACGGGTCGGGCGACGTGGAGACCGACTGGCGGGCCGCAGAGCGGCGCACCGGCGCCCTTCATCTGGACAGCGACCCGCTGCGCGCCGAGGTGGCCTCGCCCTTCGACTACCCGACCCGCACCAAGGTGCTGATCGTCACCGATGTGCGCAAGGACGACATGGATCAGGTGGGGGCGGCCTATCGGGAGCTGTTCCTGGCGGCGAATGGCGGCGCCCTGGGCCTGTTCACCGCCATTTCGCGCCTCAAGGCCGTGCATAAGCGCATCAGCGCCCCCCTGGAAGATGCCGGCCTGCCGCTGCTGGCCCAGCATCTGGACAACATGGACACCTCGACCCTGGTGGATATCTTCCGCGCCGAGGAGCATTCGTGCCTGCTGGGCACCGACGCGGTCCGGGATGGAGTCGACGTGCCCGGCCGCTCGCTGCACCTGATCGTCTTCGACCGGGTGCCCTGGCCGCGCCCAGACATCCTGCACAAGGCCCGGCGCGCCGAGTTCGGCGGGCGGGCCTATGACGACATGATCACCCGGCTGCGCCTGAAGCAGGCCTTCGGCCGTCTGGTCCGCCGCGCCGACGACCGGGGCGTCTTCGTCCTGCTGGACCCCATGATGCCGTCTCGGCTGTTCGGCGCCTTCCCCCCCGGCGTCGAGCCGGTCAAGGTCGGACTGGCCGAGGCGGTGCGGCAATGCCGCCAGCTCCTGGCCGCCACGGCCGATGCATAA